The Mucilaginibacter gracilis genomic interval ATAATTTTACACTTAGCGGCGATAAGGTAACCGGTACGGCCGAAACGCCGCAAGGCACCATTAATATTACCGATGGTAAAGTTACCGGTAACGATTTTACCTTTAATGTTGATGTTAACGGAATGCCCGTGCCCAATACCTGCAAGTATTACCCCGAGGGCGACACCATAAGCCTTACGTTGGATTATAGCGGTTACAAAATGCACTCAACCTTAAAGCGCAGCACGAAGTAATTTTTTTGATTTGCTAAGATATAATGCAAGTCGGCATAAATTAGCTGGCTTGCTTTTTTTTTGATAGCGGTATGCCTTTGTTGAGGTTTTAAAATTTTAAATATCTTTAACGCAAATAAAACAAAAAGCACGTTTGTCTTTTATCTAAATAAAACAAGCCATAACTTTTATGAAAAACAATGTTTTAAAATACCTGTTGCCGGTTGCCTTGCTTACGGCCAGTGTTACATTATATGCTTTAAAAGCCGATATCGGTGTACAACCAGATGCTTATAATGCCGGGCTAACTTTGCCCGCTGGTTTTGGAGCTTTAAAAGTTGCCGATTTGGGTGCGCAGGCAAGGCATCTAACGGTTACGCCACAAGGTATTATTTACGTAAAACTGGCACGCCCTAAAGAGGGTAAGGGCATTTTAGTTTTAAAGCAAAATGCCGATGGCCGCGCGGTGGTTACGGGCGGTTTTGGCAATTATAGCGGTACGGGCATCTATATTAAAGACGGATATTTGTATGCATCGTCTAACCAGGAGGTGTTTAGGTATAAACTGAATGATAACAATGAGGTGATTGACCCTAATGCTCCCGAGAAAATTATTACCGGTTTAAAAATGGGCCGCGAGCATGAAACCAAATCTATAGTTCTTGATAATGCGGGTAATATTTATGTTAACGTTGGCGCATACTCAAACTCGTGCCAGGAGCATGACAGGCAAAAGGGATCGATGGGTATTAAGGGGTGCCCCATACTGGATTCGGCAGGA includes:
- a CDS encoding glycoside hydrolase, with amino-acid sequence MKRRIFTTVAFVCCFTICLAVVADLSGKWTGSLKTPNGDFALNYNFTLSGDKVTGTAETPQGTINITDGKVTGNDFTFNVDVNGMPVPNTCKYYPEGDTISLTLDYSGYKMHSTLKRSTK